In Tepidanaerobacter syntrophicus, the following are encoded in one genomic region:
- the fabG gene encoding 3-oxoacyl-[acyl-carrier-protein] reductase — translation MNLSSKVCLVTGGSKGIGRSICIEFAKNGADIALNYSSDEKAAVQTAEEIRKLGAKVETFKTDVSDFQQVEKMVKDIYDKFGRIDILVNNAGITKDALLLRMTEKEWDKVIDVNLKGVFNTSKACVRYMLKQKQGGRIINISSIVGIYGNAGQTNYAAAKAGIIGFTKSLAKELGSRDITVNAIAPGFIRTDMTLSLLQKDSDISKNIPLKRLGNPEDVAKTAAFLASEDASYITGQVIAVDGGLTL, via the coding sequence ATGAATCTTAGCAGCAAAGTCTGTTTGGTAACGGGCGGGTCAAAAGGAATTGGCAGAAGTATATGTATCGAGTTTGCAAAAAATGGTGCTGACATAGCATTAAATTATTCTTCTGATGAAAAGGCAGCGGTCCAAACGGCTGAGGAGATAAGAAAATTGGGTGCAAAAGTTGAAACCTTTAAAACGGATGTATCTGATTTTCAGCAAGTAGAGAAGATGGTAAAAGATATATATGACAAATTCGGCAGAATAGATATCTTGGTGAATAATGCAGGAATTACAAAAGATGCTTTGCTTCTTAGAATGACCGAAAAAGAATGGGACAAAGTTATAGATGTAAATCTAAAGGGCGTGTTTAATACGTCAAAAGCATGTGTAAGATATATGCTAAAACAAAAACAAGGCGGCAGGATAATAAATATTTCATCTATTGTAGGTATTTACGGTAATGCCGGGCAAACAAATTATGCAGCAGCTAAAGCCGGAATAATAGGCTTTACTAAATCTCTTGCAAAGGAACTTGGAAGTCGCGATATTACGGTAAATGCAATTGCACCTGGATTTATAAGAACAGATATGACTCTTTCCTTGCTCCAAAAAGATAGCGATATCAGCAAGAATATTCCGCTAAAAAGGCTTGGCAATCCTGAAGATGTAGCCAAGACAGCAGCTTTTCTAGCATCGGAAGATGCAAGTTATATTACGGGACAGGTTATTGCTGTTGACGGCGGTTTAACTTTATAA
- the plsX gene encoding phosphate acyltransferase PlsX: MKIIVDAMGGDKAPEEVVKGALNASNNPEIEIILVGDEKKIRPYLKDSDKNIEIVNAQEVITYDEQPVNAIRKKKDSSIVKGLKMLKDKKAQAMVSAGSTGALMAGGLLILGRLEGIDRPAIATLCPTAKGPILMLDIGANSEVKPKNLVQFAVMGSIYSKEILNKYNPTVGLLNIGTEEEKGNSVVKTAYSELKQISSVNFKGNIEARNIFDGDFDVVVCDGFTGNIFLKTVEGFGMYIFHQLKNEIKKSPRYLAGAALLKPAIEKIRSSMDYSEYGGAMFLGIDGVLVKCHGSSDSKAIENGINVAYNSVISSINEKLREGLKSVTEKGE, translated from the coding sequence TTGAAGATTATAGTTGATGCAATGGGGGGCGATAAGGCGCCTGAAGAAGTAGTAAAGGGCGCTTTAAATGCTTCAAATAACCCTGAAATAGAAATTATTTTAGTAGGCGATGAAAAGAAAATTAGACCGTATTTAAAAGATTCCGACAAAAATATAGAAATCGTGAATGCGCAAGAAGTAATTACATATGATGAGCAACCGGTTAATGCTATTCGTAAAAAAAAGGATTCATCTATTGTGAAGGGCTTAAAAATGTTAAAAGACAAAAAGGCCCAAGCAATGGTTTCAGCAGGCAGTACCGGCGCATTAATGGCCGGCGGCTTACTTATTCTTGGAAGATTAGAAGGAATTGACAGACCTGCAATCGCGACACTTTGTCCAACGGCTAAAGGTCCGATTTTAATGCTGGATATTGGAGCAAACAGCGAAGTAAAACCAAAAAATCTTGTACAATTTGCAGTAATGGGAAGCATTTATTCTAAGGAAATACTAAATAAGTATAATCCTACTGTCGGCCTTTTAAATATCGGAACTGAGGAAGAAAAAGGCAATTCTGTAGTAAAGACGGCATATTCGGAACTAAAACAAATAAGCAGCGTAAATTTTAAAGGAAACATTGAGGCGCGAAATATATTTGACGGCGATTTTGATGTAGTAGTATGTGATGGATTTACAGGAAACATTTTTCTAAAAACCGTTGAAGGATTCGGGATGTATATTTTTCATCAGTTAAAAAATGAAATCAAAAAAAGCCCCAGATATTTAGCCGGAGCCGCCCTTTTAAAGCCTGCAATAGAAAAAATTCGCTCAAGTATGGATTATTCAGAATATGGCGGCGCCATGTTTTTAGGCATTGACGGAGTTTTAGTAAAATGCCACGGCTCATCTGACAGCAAAGCCATTGAAAATGGCATAAATGTGGCTTATAATTCGGTAATTTCAAGTATTAACGAAAAGCTCAGGGAAGGACTAAAGTCAGTTACGGAAAAAGGAGAATAG
- a CDS encoding beta-ketoacyl-ACP synthase III → MRVGIIGTGSYLPDSILSNFDLEKIVNTSNEWIVERTGISYRRKADDDVCSSDLGAEAAKIAIDRAGLSFEDIDLIISASSSPDKFFPSTACIIQSKIGAKNAAAFDLQAGCSGFIYGVTTAAQCIATGQFRNALVVGAEVLSKFTDWEDRNTCVLFGDGAGAAVLSQVESGGVLASILGADGGGADLLELPAGGTKEPASFETVKNHRHYIKMNGNEVFKFAVKILEDSVKKVVAKADLTLEDINYIIPHQANIRIIDAAVKRLKFPREQVIVNLDKYGNMSSASIPVALDEALNAGRIQKGDKIVMVGFGAGLTWGANLIEWSL, encoded by the coding sequence ATGAGAGTTGGAATTATAGGAACAGGTTCCTATTTACCGGATAGTATTTTATCGAATTTTGATTTAGAAAAAATAGTAAATACATCAAATGAATGGATCGTTGAAAGAACCGGAATTTCTTACAGAAGAAAAGCTGATGATGATGTCTGCTCATCGGACTTGGGAGCTGAAGCTGCAAAAATCGCAATAGACAGGGCAGGGCTGAGCTTTGAAGATATCGATCTTATTATTTCAGCCTCATCAAGCCCGGACAAATTTTTCCCGTCAACAGCATGTATTATACAAAGCAAAATTGGGGCTAAAAATGCTGCGGCTTTTGATTTGCAGGCAGGCTGTAGCGGCTTTATTTATGGAGTAACTACTGCTGCCCAATGTATAGCTACAGGACAGTTTCGCAATGCTCTTGTTGTAGGAGCTGAAGTGCTTTCGAAATTTACTGATTGGGAAGACCGCAATACCTGCGTTCTTTTTGGAGATGGAGCAGGAGCTGCGGTATTAAGCCAAGTTGAATCCGGAGGTGTCCTTGCAAGCATTTTAGGTGCTGACGGAGGTGGGGCCGATTTATTAGAGCTACCCGCCGGCGGCACTAAAGAACCCGCCAGTTTTGAAACGGTTAAAAATCACAGACATTACATAAAGATGAATGGAAACGAGGTATTTAAATTTGCTGTTAAGATTTTGGAAGACAGCGTAAAAAAAGTTGTTGCAAAAGCTGACTTAACCTTAGAAGACATAAATTATATTATTCCTCATCAAGCCAACATACGAATAATAGATGCTGCTGTAAAACGCTTAAAATTCCCTCGGGAGCAGGTAATAGTAAATCTTGATAAATATGGCAATATGTCATCTGCGTCTATTCCTGTAGCACTAGACGAAGCGCTAAATGCAGGAAGAATCCAAAAAGGCGACAAAATAGTTATGGTAGGGTTTGGAGCTGGACTGACGTGGGGCGCAAATCTAATAGAGTGGAGCCTTTAA
- the fabF gene encoding beta-ketoacyl-ACP synthase II, with the protein MNKRIVVTGMGVVSPVGIGINKFWNSLIGGKSGIDKITAFNAEDLPSKIAGEVRDFNPEDYIDRKELKRLDRFTQFAVAATKMAFEDAQLDLSKIDPTRVGVILGSGIGGANTWEEQHTILLEKGPRRVSPFFIPMMIINMASGQTAMAFNLKGPNFTVVTACASGTNAIGEAFRVLQRGDADIIVSGGTEASITMLSLAGFSSMKALSTRNDEPTKASRPFDRDRDGFVIGEGAGIVILETLESALSRNARIYGEIVGYGSTADAYHLTQPAPEGEGASRAMMASILDAGLKPEDVDYINAHGTSTPLNDKFETMAIKNTFGKHAYELAVSSTKSMTGHLLGAAGAIEFIAATLAVYNDEIPPTINYENPDPECDLNYVPNKSIKRQVNVALSNSMGFGGQNASVVVKKYKEV; encoded by the coding sequence ATGAACAAACGTATAGTGGTAACGGGAATGGGAGTAGTTTCGCCTGTAGGGATAGGAATAAATAAGTTTTGGAATTCCCTTATAGGCGGCAAATCAGGCATAGATAAGATTACGGCATTTAATGCTGAAGACTTGCCGTCAAAGATAGCCGGCGAAGTTCGAGATTTTAATCCTGAAGATTATATCGATAGAAAAGAGCTAAAAAGGCTTGATAGATTTACTCAATTTGCAGTTGCAGCAACCAAAATGGCATTTGAGGATGCGCAACTTGACCTTTCAAAGATTGATCCAACGAGAGTTGGCGTTATATTAGGTTCAGGCATAGGAGGAGCTAACACCTGGGAAGAACAGCATACTATTCTTCTGGAAAAAGGACCTAGGCGCGTAAGTCCTTTCTTTATCCCTATGATGATAATCAATATGGCATCAGGGCAAACTGCAATGGCTTTTAATTTAAAAGGACCTAATTTTACTGTCGTAACTGCATGTGCTTCAGGAACAAATGCTATCGGGGAAGCCTTTCGAGTACTTCAGCGGGGAGATGCGGATATAATTGTGTCAGGAGGCACTGAAGCCTCAATAACAATGCTTTCTTTAGCAGGTTTTTCATCTATGAAGGCACTTTCAACAAGAAACGATGAACCGACAAAGGCCAGCCGACCTTTTGACAGAGACAGGGACGGTTTTGTAATCGGCGAAGGCGCAGGAATAGTTATACTTGAAACCCTTGAAAGCGCCCTTAGCAGAAATGCAAGAATTTACGGTGAAATTGTGGGGTATGGCTCAACTGCAGATGCCTATCACTTAACGCAGCCTGCTCCGGAAGGAGAAGGAGCATCAAGGGCGATGATGGCATCGATTTTAGATGCGGGCCTTAAACCCGAAGATGTGGATTATATAAATGCCCATGGAACTTCTACACCTTTAAATGATAAATTTGAGACTATGGCAATAAAAAATACCTTTGGTAAACATGCGTATGAGCTTGCCGTAAGTTCAACAAAATCAATGACCGGGCATTTATTAGGTGCTGCTGGTGCCATAGAATTTATTGCTGCCACCTTAGCTGTCTATAATGATGAAATACCGCCGACGATTAACTATGAAAACCCCGACCCTGAGTGCGACCTAAATTATGTGCCTAACAAGTCTATAAAAAGACAGGTAAACGTTGCTTTATCTAACTCCATGGGTTTTGGGGGACAGAACGCAAGTGTTGTAGTAAAAAAATATAAAGAGGTATAA
- the fabK gene encoding enoyl-[acyl-carrier-protein] reductase FabK, translated as MFNTRICELLNIKYPIIQGGMAWVATAELAAAVSNAGGLGIIGAGSAPAEVVKGEIKKAKALTDKPFGVNVYFMSPFVDEIMNLVIEENVQVITTGAGNPGKYIPRLKEAGIKVMPVVSSVALARRLEKTGVDALVVEGMECGGHIGDLTTMVSVPQVVDAVSIPVIAAGGIADARGFVAALALGAEGVQMGTRFVCSTECTAHPKFKEAIVKAKDRSTTVTGKTTGHPVRVLKNKLTNRFEEMESNLAPVEELEELGSGKLRLAVIEGDVENGSVMAGQIAGLISDIKPVAEIIQEIITNAEELIKKLQDYVV; from the coding sequence ATGTTTAATACAAGAATTTGTGAACTGTTAAATATCAAGTACCCAATAATTCAGGGCGGCATGGCTTGGGTTGCAACGGCAGAACTTGCAGCGGCTGTGTCTAACGCCGGCGGGCTGGGTATAATCGGCGCAGGAAGCGCTCCGGCCGAAGTAGTAAAGGGCGAAATAAAAAAAGCAAAGGCTCTGACTGATAAACCTTTTGGTGTAAATGTATACTTTATGTCGCCGTTCGTAGATGAAATAATGAATCTGGTAATCGAAGAAAATGTTCAAGTAATAACTACCGGTGCTGGAAATCCGGGGAAATACATACCAAGACTAAAAGAAGCAGGCATAAAAGTTATGCCAGTTGTTTCATCGGTTGCGCTGGCCAGAAGACTGGAAAAAACAGGGGTTGACGCACTGGTGGTGGAAGGGATGGAGTGCGGCGGACATATAGGAGATTTAACAACTATGGTAAGCGTACCTCAAGTGGTAGATGCGGTAAGCATACCGGTTATAGCTGCCGGTGGAATAGCTGATGCTAGAGGTTTTGTGGCGGCATTGGCACTTGGCGCTGAAGGTGTTCAGATGGGTACACGTTTTGTGTGTTCAACAGAATGTACTGCACATCCAAAGTTTAAAGAAGCTATTGTAAAAGCTAAAGATAGGAGCACTACAGTAACGGGAAAGACTACGGGGCACCCGGTAAGAGTGTTGAAAAATAAGCTTACAAATAGATTCGAAGAAATGGAAAGTAATCTTGCGCCTGTGGAAGAACTAGAGGAGCTGGGAAGTGGCAAATTAAGGCTTGCAGTAATTGAGGGAGATGTAGAAAACGGTTCTGTTATGGCAGGGCAAATAGCAGGCCTAATTTCTGATATAAAGCCTGTAGCCGAAATTATACAAGAAATAATCACTAATGCTGAAGAATTGATAAAAAAGCTCCAAGACTATGTTGTATAA
- a CDS encoding stage V sporulation protein S: MEVLKVSAQSNPKSVAGALATVVREKGVAELQAVGAGAVNQAVKAIAIARGFVAPNGIDLIAIPAFAEIEIDGEERTAIKFIVEPR, translated from the coding sequence ATGGAAGTACTAAAAGTGTCAGCACAATCAAATCCTAAGTCTGTGGCAGGAGCACTAGCAACTGTAGTAAGGGAAAAAGGCGTGGCCGAACTTCAAGCGGTGGGAGCCGGAGCAGTAAATCAAGCAGTGAAGGCCATAGCTATTGCACGAGGCTTTGTAGCGCCGAACGGAATAGATCTTATAGCAATTCCGGCTTTTGCGGAAATCGAGATCGACGGCGAGGAAAGAACAGCCATAAAGTTTATTGTAGAGCCCCGTTAG
- the smc gene encoding chromosome segregation protein SMC codes for MIYGKIVKVSREGCLLYLKRIELQGFKSFANRISLEFQPGINAIVGPNGSGKSNIVDAVRWALGEQSIKTLRGYKLEDVIFAGSSKRKPLGMAEVAITLDNSDNLIPLDYSEICFMRRTFRSGESEFYLNKTSCRLKDIQEILMDSGIGKDGYSIISQGQIDDILTCRPEERRAMLEETAGIAKYKLRKKEAEARLAETVNNVSRIDDIISEISSQLKPLAVQKDAALKYKELSLLLTNTEISLLVLQLEDREKRLAHIREKLDSKEKAILQLSSIIESLKTNLDDYKNRQNSIESDYEKAQKNFYEVSGKIKDLQKDFEMLSADKNRILNENNKLLSDIRNQETLITAFKETFKEKSCELAKKADDINDTLEKLNTSENRLTEINSKITEVQYSISNFQGSIMQLLNDISEKRSTISNLTGTKSNFENRLRQIRDERKEIENTNKKILDKITDIESRRTQLEQTKTNLKKEIEHLENILKNLTEDRNINVNAKTKKQQELATLTTQEKTLAEIYDNYEDYQYGVKNLLLALKSKRYNDSRIHGTIADAISVDEQYEVAIETALGYAMQDIICENEESAKDAIEYLKKHGLGRATFLPLSVLKPRFLEPYESKIVLEDDKVLPAIELIKFDDKYYPALAFLLGRVLVAKTFEDALIAAKRCHFSLKIVTIQGEILSPGGSITGGSQNKSKFLLTRKRKLAEDRQKISKLNLELEKLDSIIITLNNKILDTQKQITEKNEHLNSIESEIATLNDELREKQLIFQERIKRREQLEAEIFSINKKIQEITDEILLLENEIKNVDSQNLSGQDAVKQLQNELAELNKLRDDLSAQVTELKVKVASYNQEKTNIEENLDAINDRINNCYTEIDKYRKKIGENDKLLLNIDKEIDTCKKELKSFDAQCSDLQKLLESLARQKDEIKHQINNAQNKLNQAEREYAQGEKFLQNNKIEEAKILTELLQIKNELFERYNVSDPKVGEYDYESADKLKERLSSLKREIELLGPVNLKAIEDYENIKARYDFLKSQRDDLVKAKLDLDSLINEINSNMEAMLLETIEKVNREFNKVFSELFDGGSAELIIEGDANVLECGIELNVQPPGKRLQNISLLSGGEKALSAIALLFALLNIKSTPFCILDEIEAALDDANIARFTRYLKKSSANTQFIVITHRKPTMEIADALYGITMEDDATSKLLAVKVG; via the coding sequence ATCATTTATGGTAAAATTGTAAAGGTAAGCAGGGAGGGATGTCTTCTGTATTTAAAAAGAATAGAACTTCAAGGCTTTAAATCTTTTGCGAATCGAATTTCATTAGAATTTCAGCCGGGAATAAATGCTATAGTTGGACCAAATGGCAGTGGAAAGAGTAATATTGTTGATGCCGTAAGATGGGCTTTAGGAGAACAAAGCATAAAAACTCTGCGCGGCTACAAATTAGAAGATGTAATATTTGCCGGAAGCAGCAAAAGAAAGCCTCTTGGTATGGCAGAAGTTGCTATAACCCTGGATAACTCTGACAATCTTATCCCGCTGGATTATTCCGAAATATGTTTTATGCGGCGCACTTTTCGTTCCGGTGAGAGCGAATTTTATCTTAATAAAACCTCTTGCAGATTAAAAGATATTCAAGAAATACTTATGGACTCAGGAATTGGAAAAGACGGTTATTCAATTATAAGCCAAGGACAAATTGACGATATCCTTACTTGCAGACCGGAAGAAAGACGAGCTATGTTGGAAGAAACCGCCGGAATCGCAAAATATAAGTTGCGAAAAAAAGAAGCCGAGGCAAGACTTGCGGAAACGGTCAATAATGTATCAAGAATCGATGATATAATAAGTGAAATATCAAGTCAATTAAAACCCTTGGCCGTCCAAAAAGATGCTGCTTTAAAATATAAAGAGCTATCTTTACTACTTACAAATACAGAAATTAGTTTATTGGTATTACAACTGGAAGACAGGGAAAAACGGCTTGCGCATATAAGAGAAAAGTTGGATTCAAAAGAAAAAGCGATTTTGCAACTTTCAAGCATAATTGAATCCTTAAAAACAAACTTAGACGATTACAAAAACAGGCAAAACTCAATTGAATCCGATTATGAAAAGGCTCAGAAAAATTTTTATGAGGTATCCGGTAAAATAAAAGACTTACAAAAAGATTTTGAAATGTTAAGCGCTGATAAAAATAGAATATTAAATGAAAACAATAAGTTACTTTCTGATATTAGAAACCAAGAAACACTTATTACTGCTTTTAAAGAAACATTTAAAGAGAAGTCCTGCGAACTTGCAAAAAAAGCCGATGACATAAATGACACATTAGAGAAATTAAATACAAGCGAAAATAGGCTTACAGAGATAAATTCTAAAATAACAGAAGTTCAGTATTCAATAAGCAATTTTCAAGGTAGTATAATGCAGTTATTGAATGATATATCCGAAAAAAGAAGCACGATATCAAATCTTACCGGCACAAAATCTAATTTTGAAAATAGGCTAAGACAGATCAGGGATGAACGCAAGGAAATAGAAAATACAAACAAGAAGATTCTCGATAAAATAACTGATATTGAAAGCAGAAGGACTCAACTTGAACAGACAAAAACTAACCTTAAAAAAGAAATAGAGCATTTGGAAAACATTTTAAAAAATCTTACAGAAGATAGAAATATAAACGTCAATGCCAAGACTAAAAAACAGCAGGAATTAGCGACATTGACCACCCAAGAAAAAACACTGGCAGAAATATATGATAACTATGAAGACTATCAATATGGTGTAAAAAATTTGCTGCTGGCATTAAAAAGCAAACGTTATAACGACAGTAGAATACACGGTACAATAGCAGATGCAATTTCGGTAGATGAACAATACGAAGTTGCAATTGAAACAGCTTTAGGGTATGCTATGCAAGATATTATTTGTGAAAATGAAGAAAGTGCAAAAGATGCAATAGAATACCTGAAAAAACATGGATTAGGGCGCGCTACTTTTTTGCCACTTTCTGTACTAAAGCCCAGGTTCCTGGAGCCTTACGAGTCAAAAATCGTTTTAGAAGATGATAAAGTATTGCCGGCGATTGAATTAATAAAGTTTGACGATAAGTATTATCCCGCATTAGCTTTTCTATTAGGAAGGGTCTTGGTGGCAAAAACCTTCGAAGATGCCTTGATTGCAGCCAAGCGCTGCCATTTTAGCTTAAAAATTGTTACAATTCAAGGCGAAATCTTAAGTCCGGGAGGCTCTATTACCGGCGGCAGTCAAAATAAATCAAAATTTTTACTTACACGAAAAAGAAAGCTGGCCGAAGACAGGCAAAAAATCAGTAAACTAAATCTTGAATTAGAAAAATTAGATTCAATAATTATAACTTTAAATAATAAAATCTTAGACACTCAAAAACAAATAACAGAAAAGAACGAACATCTTAATTCCATAGAGTCTGAAATAGCAACTTTAAACGATGAACTTAGAGAAAAGCAATTGATTTTTCAAGAACGAATAAAGAGAAGGGAACAGTTGGAAGCTGAAATATTCTCGATAAACAAAAAGATTCAAGAAATTACGGATGAGATCTTGCTTCTTGAAAATGAAATAAAAAATGTTGACAGCCAAAATCTGTCTGGCCAAGATGCCGTAAAACAATTGCAAAATGAGCTTGCAGAATTGAACAAATTAAGAGATGATTTATCGGCGCAGGTAACCGAACTAAAAGTAAAAGTGGCTTCCTATAATCAGGAAAAAACAAATATTGAAGAAAATTTAGATGCAATCAATGACAGAATAAATAATTGTTATACGGAAATTGATAAATACAGGAAAAAAATCGGGGAAAATGATAAGCTTTTATTAAACATCGATAAGGAAATTGATACATGTAAAAAGGAACTCAAGTCTTTTGATGCGCAATGCAGTGACCTTCAAAAACTTTTAGAATCTTTAGCCCGGCAAAAGGACGAAATAAAGCACCAAATTAATAATGCGCAAAATAAGTTAAATCAAGCAGAAAGAGAGTATGCGCAAGGAGAGAAATTTTTACAAAATAACAAAATAGAAGAAGCAAAAATTCTCACTGAGCTTTTACAAATTAAGAATGAACTGTTTGAACGATACAATGTTTCAGATCCCAAAGTCGGTGAATATGATTATGAGAGTGCGGATAAATTAAAAGAAAGACTGTCTTCATTAAAACGAGAAATCGAATTATTAGGACCTGTGAACCTTAAGGCAATAGAAGACTACGAAAATATAAAGGCAAGATACGATTTTCTAAAATCTCAACGGGACGATTTGGTAAAAGCTAAACTCGATTTAGATAGCCTAATTAATGAGATAAATTCCAATATGGAAGCTATGCTCTTAGAGACTATAGAAAAGGTCAATAGAGAATTTAACAAGGTATTTTCGGAGCTTTTTGATGGCGGAAGCGCAGAACTGATTATTGAAGGGGATGCAAACGTTTTAGAATGTGGCATAGAGCTAAATGTTCAACCTCCGGGAAAGCGGCTTCAAAATATTTCTCTATTATCAGGAGGCGAAAAAGCTCTTTCTGCTATTGCCTTGCTTTTCGCCCTTTTGAACATAAAATCTACACCTTTCTGCATTTTAGATGAGATAGAGGCAGCTCTTGACGATGCAAATATTGCAAGGTTTACGCGCTATCTAAAAAAATCTTCTGCCAATACTCAATTTATCGTAATAACTCATAGAAAGCCCACGATGGAAATAGCAGATGCCTTATATGGCATAACAATGGAAGACGATGCCACATCTAAATTGTTGGCAGTAAAAGTCGGATGA
- the fabD gene encoding ACP S-malonyltransferase, which yields MNKLAFIFPGQGAQYVGMGKDLYDNFKEARHIFDEADKALNEKISKICFEGPEEKLQETVNTQPAILTHSTACFSILKANGIIPDIVAGLSIGEYSALVAAESIKFEQAVPLVQKRGRFMQEAVPLGEGGMAAILGLTKEEVLEICSIASKEGVVEAANFNCPGQIVIAGEAKAVSAAIELAKEKGAKKAIPLAVSAPFHCSLMKPAAEKLSVELEKVDITNPKIPVVANVNAEIVPSSNAIKEFLIRQVYSPVFWEDCVRKMMDFGADVFVEVGPGKALSGFVKKISKDVTVLNAGDSESLQKTINYFGG from the coding sequence ATGAACAAACTGGCATTTATCTTTCCCGGACAAGGCGCCCAATATGTTGGCATGGGAAAAGATCTTTATGATAATTTTAAAGAGGCACGCCATATTTTCGATGAAGCCGATAAAGCTTTAAACGAAAAAATATCAAAGATATGTTTCGAAGGTCCCGAGGAAAAATTGCAGGAGACTGTAAATACTCAGCCTGCTATTTTAACACACAGCACGGCATGCTTTTCCATCCTTAAAGCAAATGGTATAATTCCGGATATAGTTGCGGGTTTAAGCATAGGTGAATATTCTGCACTCGTTGCAGCAGAATCAATAAAATTTGAGCAGGCAGTTCCCTTAGTGCAGAAACGCGGTAGATTCATGCAAGAAGCTGTGCCTCTTGGTGAAGGAGGTATGGCTGCTATCCTAGGCCTTACAAAAGAAGAGGTATTAGAAATTTGCAGCATAGCATCTAAAGAAGGTGTTGTTGAAGCAGCAAATTTCAATTGCCCGGGCCAAATAGTAATCGCAGGCGAGGCTAAAGCAGTAAGCGCAGCTATAGAGCTTGCAAAAGAGAAGGGCGCAAAAAAGGCTATACCGCTTGCTGTAAGCGCCCCGTTTCACTGCAGCTTAATGAAGCCTGCGGCCGAAAAGCTTTCTGTAGAACTTGAAAAAGTAGACATAACAAATCCAAAAATTCCGGTAGTTGCAAATGTAAATGCCGAAATTGTACCAAGTAGTAACGCAATTAAAGAATTCTTGATAAGGCAAGTATATTCTCCTGTTTTTTGGGAAGACTGCGTTAGAAAAATGATGGATTTTGGTGCCGACGTTTTTGTAGAGGTTGGACCGGGTAAAGCATTGAGCGGTTTTGTTAAAAAAATTAGCAAAGATGTTACTGTTTTAAATGCCGGAGATAGTGAATCACTGCAAAAAACGATTAACTATTTTGGAGGCTGA
- the rnc gene encoding ribonuclease III, with product MSMDEKRLQQLTILEEKISIKFSDISILNQAFVHPSLANEKEKFHQENNQRLEFLGDAVLELAISEYLYRNYDFLTEGQMTKVRAFTVCESSLANIARQLALNEYLILSKGEENTGGREKASILADTFEALIGAIYIDKGYKIAYDFIIKNLEEIIKKAVNGKCGFDYKTDLQELLQKFGDEKIIYNVISESGPDHDKLFQVEVVWKDKILGKGGGKSKKQAEQMAAKAALDKINFSEI from the coding sequence ATGTCAATGGATGAAAAAAGGCTTCAGCAATTGACGATTTTAGAAGAGAAAATCAGTATAAAATTTAGTGATATAAGTATTCTAAATCAAGCGTTTGTCCACCCGTCTCTTGCCAACGAAAAAGAGAAATTCCATCAGGAAAATAATCAAAGACTCGAATTCCTTGGCGATGCAGTGCTAGAACTTGCTATAAGCGAGTATCTTTATCGAAACTATGATTTTTTGACCGAGGGACAAATGACAAAAGTCCGAGCTTTCACAGTTTGCGAATCAAGCCTTGCAAATATCGCAAGGCAACTTGCGCTAAATGAGTACTTGATTTTGAGCAAGGGTGAAGAGAATACGGGCGGCCGGGAAAAAGCTTCTATTTTAGCAGATACATTTGAAGCTTTAATTGGTGCGATTTACATCGATAAGGGATATAAAATTGCGTATGATTTTATAATTAAAAACTTAGAAGAAATCATAAAAAAGGCTGTAAATGGCAAGTGCGGCTTCGACTACAAAACCGACCTTCAAGAACTTTTGCAAAAGTTTGGCGATGAAAAGATAATCTATAATGTAATAAGCGAATCCGGGCCGGATCATGATAAGCTTTTTCAGGTAGAAGTAGTGTGGAAAGATAAGATTTTAGGCAAAGGCGGAGGCAAAAGTAAAAAACAAGCCGAACAAATGGCCGCAAAGGCAGCCCTTGATAAGATAAATTTTAGTGAGATTTAA
- the acpP gene encoding acyl carrier protein has protein sequence MEGEVFDRIKQIIADQLGVDEDEIVPEASFIDDLGADSLDIVELIMAFEEEFDIEIPDEDAEKIKTVQDVIDYIKNYSA, from the coding sequence ATGGAAGGCGAAGTATTCGATAGAATAAAGCAGATTATTGCAGATCAACTAGGGGTTGACGAGGATGAAATTGTTCCCGAGGCATCGTTCATTGACGACCTGGGTGCAGACTCCCTCGATATCGTTGAACTAATAATGGCTTTTGAAGAGGAATTTGATATAGAAATACCTGATGAAGATGCGGAAAAGATAAAAACAGTGCAAGATGTCATAGATTATATAAAGAATTATTCCGCATAA